The following proteins come from a genomic window of Malus domestica chromosome 02, GDT2T_hap1:
- the LOC139191524 gene encoding uncharacterized protein, whose protein sequence is MDIDAAGLHRKLQLNELEEVRNEAYENSRIYKEKTKAFHDRMIRSKTFSIGQKVLLFNSRLRLFPVQIQSLKTQQEFKVNGHRLKPYFTPFEKETVEEVNLQPVGPIQA, encoded by the exons atggacattgatgccgCAGGTCTTCATAGGAAACTTCAATTGAACGAGCTTGAAGAAGttaggaatgaagcttacgagaactctcgtatttacaaggagaaaacgaaggccTTCCATGACAGGATGATTCGGAGCAAGACGTTCTCTatcgggcagaaagtgctacttttcaattctcgccttcggttatttccag ttcaaattcaaagtttgaagacgcaacaagagttcaaagtcaatggacatcgtttgaagccatatttcaCACCTTTTGAGAAGGAGACCGTGGAGGAAGTCAACCTCCAACCCGTGGGCCCTATTCAAgcttga